From a region of the Corallococcus coralloides DSM 2259 genome:
- a CDS encoding SIMPL domain-containing protein (The SIMPL domain is named for its presence in mouse protein SIMPL (signalling molecule that associates with mouse pelle-like kinase). Bacterial member BP26, from Brucella, was shown to assemble into a channel-like structure, while YggE from E. coli has been associated with resistance to oxidative stress.) produces MPERAATESGIIVVELSAEHELEADHVDAVVDVKASSFFTGNAAFANAKEVAALVRLMADLGVPATAFTLQSVQAETQEGLLTRSSSALYTVRIRLVDMGRVGDVLAALSGMKQATLRELRWGYTHEPEARQDWLEALARESVKKARRVAAGLGVTLAGLHRFSERTWESQAFGARGGGYGGGAEDVMPMAPSGSYSVKRTAALGFPVSHRKKVHVMATAEFQSHPAPES; encoded by the coding sequence ATGCCGGAGCGAGCCGCAACCGAGTCGGGAATCATCGTCGTGGAGCTGTCCGCCGAGCACGAGCTGGAGGCGGACCACGTGGACGCGGTGGTGGACGTGAAGGCGTCCTCGTTCTTCACCGGCAACGCGGCCTTCGCCAACGCGAAGGAGGTGGCCGCGCTGGTGCGCCTCATGGCGGACCTGGGCGTGCCGGCCACGGCCTTCACCCTCCAGTCGGTGCAGGCGGAGACCCAGGAGGGGCTGCTCACGCGCTCCTCGTCCGCCCTCTACACGGTGCGCATCCGCCTGGTGGACATGGGCCGGGTGGGGGACGTGCTCGCCGCGCTGTCCGGCATGAAGCAGGCGACGCTGCGCGAGCTGCGCTGGGGCTACACGCACGAACCGGAGGCCCGGCAGGACTGGCTGGAGGCGCTGGCCCGCGAGTCGGTGAAGAAGGCGCGCCGCGTGGCGGCCGGGCTGGGCGTGACGCTGGCCGGGCTGCACCGCTTCTCCGAGCGCACCTGGGAGTCACAGGCCTTCGGTGCAAGGGGCGGGGGCTACGGCGGCGGGGCGGAGGACGTGATGCCCATGGCCCCGTCCGGCAGCTACAGCGTGAAGCGGACGGCCGCACTGGGCTTCCCCGTGTCCCACCGCAAGAAGGTGCACGTGATGGCCACCGCGGAGTTCCAGTCGCACCCGGCCCCCGAGTCCTGA